One region of Streptomyces sp. NBC_00442 genomic DNA includes:
- the tal gene encoding transaldolase — protein sequence MTDALKRLSDEGVAIWLDDLSRKRITSGNLAELIDQSHVVGVTTNPSIFQKAISQGDGYDTQLTDLAARKVTVEEAIRMITTADVRDAADILRPVFDATDGQDGRVSIEVDPRLAHNTRATVAEAKQLAWLVDRPNTLIKIPATKAGLPAITETIGLGISVNVTLIFSLERYREVMDAYLSGLEKAKERGLDLSKIHSVASFFVSRVDTEIDKRIDALGTDEAKAARGKAGLANARLAYQAYEEVFSSDRWNALDKAHANKQRPLWASTGVKDKAYKDTLYVDDLVAPNTVNTMPEATMEATADHGQITGDTVTGTYEQARAELDAVEKLGISYDEVVKLLEDEGVEKFEGAWNDLLKSTEAELKRLAPSEA from the coding sequence ATGACAGACGCACTCAAGCGCCTCTCCGACGAAGGCGTCGCGATCTGGCTCGACGACCTGTCGCGCAAGCGGATCACGTCCGGCAACCTGGCCGAGCTGATCGACCAGTCGCACGTGGTGGGTGTCACGACCAACCCGTCGATCTTCCAGAAGGCGATCAGCCAGGGTGACGGCTACGACACCCAGCTGACCGACCTCGCGGCCCGCAAGGTGACCGTCGAAGAGGCCATCCGCATGATCACGACGGCTGACGTGAGGGACGCCGCCGACATCCTGCGCCCGGTCTTCGACGCCACCGACGGCCAGGACGGCCGGGTGTCCATCGAGGTCGACCCGCGCCTGGCGCACAACACCCGGGCGACGGTCGCCGAGGCCAAGCAGCTCGCGTGGCTGGTGGACCGGCCGAACACGCTCATCAAGATCCCGGCCACCAAGGCGGGACTGCCGGCGATCACCGAGACCATCGGTCTCGGCATCAGCGTCAACGTCACGCTGATCTTCTCGCTGGAGCGCTACCGCGAGGTCATGGACGCCTACCTCTCGGGCCTGGAGAAGGCCAAGGAGCGCGGCCTGGACCTGTCGAAGATCCACTCCGTGGCGTCCTTCTTCGTGTCCCGTGTGGACACCGAGATCGACAAGCGCATCGACGCGCTCGGCACCGACGAGGCGAAGGCCGCCCGTGGCAAGGCCGGTCTCGCCAACGCGCGCCTGGCCTACCAGGCGTACGAGGAGGTCTTCTCCTCCGACCGCTGGAACGCGCTGGACAAGGCGCACGCCAACAAGCAGCGCCCGCTGTGGGCCTCGACCGGCGTCAAGGACAAGGCGTACAAGGACACCCTGTACGTGGACGACCTGGTGGCGCCCAACACGGTGAACACCATGCCGGAAGCCACCATGGAGGCGACCGCCGACCACGGGCAGATCACCGGCGACACGGTGACCGGCACCTACGAGCAGGCGCGTGCCGAGCTCGACGCGGTCGAGAAGCTGGGGATCTCCTACGACGAGGTCGTGAAGCTCCTCGAGGACGAGGGCGTCGAGAAGTTCGAGGGCGCCTGGAACGACCTGCTCAAGTCCACCGAGGCGGAGCTCAAGCGCCTCGCACCCTCGGAGGCGTAA
- the tkt gene encoding transketolase gives MSTKPTTTDLQWTELDQRAVDTGRVLAADAVQKVGNGHPGTAMSLSPAAYTLFQKVMRHDPADADWVGRDRFVLSAGHSSLTLYIQLYLAGFGLELDDLKAFRTWGSKTPGHPEYGHTTGVETTTGPLGQGVANAVGMAMAARYERGLFDPEAAPGTSPFDHFVFAIAGDGCLQEGISSEASSLAGHQQLGNLVLLWDDNHISIEGDTETAVSEDTVKRYEAYGWHVQRVAPKPDGDLDAEALYDAIEAAKAVTDRPSFIAMRSIIAWPAPNAQNTEAAHGSALGDDEVAATKRVLGFDPEKSFFVADEVLAHTREALDRGREAKAEWEKTFAAWRTANPERAADFDRINAGELPEGWESHLPVFETGKAVATRAASGKVLQALGAVMPELWGGSADLAGSNNTTIDKTSSFLPAGNPLPEADPYGRTVHFGIREHSMAAEMNGIALHGHTRIYGGTFLVFSDYMRNAVRLSALMHLPVTYVWTHDSIGLGEDGPTHQPVEHLASLRAIPGLNVVRPADANETAIAWREILRRYTKVYGKGAPHGLVLTRQGVPTYEVNEDAAKGGYVLVDAEGGDAQVVLIGTGSEVQLAVEAREQLQAAGVPARVVSMPCVEWFEAQDQAYRDSVLPPSVRARVAVEAGIGLTWHRFVGDAGRIVSLEHFGASADGKVLFKEFGFTADHVAAAARESIEAAAR, from the coding sequence GTGAGCACCAAGCCGACCACCACAGACCTCCAGTGGACCGAGCTGGACCAGCGGGCCGTAGACACCGGCCGCGTACTGGCCGCGGATGCCGTACAGAAGGTCGGCAACGGCCATCCAGGTACGGCGATGAGCCTCTCGCCGGCCGCGTACACCCTCTTCCAGAAGGTGATGCGGCACGACCCGGCGGACGCCGACTGGGTTGGACGCGACCGTTTCGTACTCTCCGCGGGCCACTCGTCCCTGACCCTCTACATCCAGCTGTACCTGGCCGGCTTCGGCCTGGAGCTGGACGACCTCAAGGCGTTCCGCACCTGGGGTTCGAAGACTCCGGGCCACCCGGAGTACGGCCACACCACCGGCGTCGAGACGACGACGGGCCCGCTGGGCCAGGGTGTCGCCAACGCGGTGGGCATGGCGATGGCCGCCCGCTACGAGCGCGGCCTGTTCGACCCGGAGGCCGCCCCCGGCACCTCCCCGTTCGACCACTTCGTCTTCGCGATCGCCGGTGACGGCTGCCTCCAGGAGGGCATCTCCTCCGAGGCGTCCTCGCTCGCCGGGCACCAGCAGCTCGGCAACCTGGTCCTTTTGTGGGACGACAACCACATCTCGATCGAGGGCGACACCGAGACCGCCGTCTCCGAGGACACCGTCAAGCGGTACGAGGCCTACGGCTGGCACGTCCAGCGCGTCGCGCCGAAGCCCGACGGCGACCTGGACGCGGAGGCGCTGTACGACGCGATCGAGGCCGCGAAGGCGGTCACCGACCGGCCGTCGTTCATCGCGATGCGCTCGATCATCGCCTGGCCCGCCCCGAACGCGCAGAACACCGAGGCCGCGCACGGCTCGGCGCTCGGCGACGACGAGGTGGCCGCCACCAAGCGCGTCCTCGGCTTCGACCCGGAGAAGTCCTTCTTCGTCGCCGACGAGGTTCTCGCGCACACCCGCGAGGCGCTCGACCGCGGCCGTGAGGCCAAGGCCGAGTGGGAGAAGACGTTCGCCGCCTGGCGCACCGCCAACCCGGAGCGCGCCGCCGACTTCGACCGCATCAACGCGGGCGAGCTGCCCGAGGGCTGGGAGTCGCACCTCCCGGTCTTCGAGACGGGCAAGGCGGTCGCCACCCGTGCCGCGTCCGGCAAGGTCCTCCAAGCGCTCGGCGCGGTCATGCCCGAGCTGTGGGGCGGCTCCGCCGACCTCGCCGGCTCGAACAACACGACCATCGACAAGACGTCGTCGTTCCTGCCGGCCGGCAACCCGCTGCCCGAGGCCGACCCGTACGGCCGCACCGTGCACTTCGGCATCCGCGAGCACTCCATGGCCGCGGAGATGAACGGCATCGCGCTGCACGGCCACACCCGCATCTACGGCGGCACCTTCCTGGTGTTCTCCGACTACATGCGCAACGCCGTGCGTCTGTCCGCGCTGATGCACCTGCCGGTGACGTACGTGTGGACGCACGACTCGATCGGTCTGGGCGAGGACGGTCCGACGCACCAGCCCGTCGAGCACCTGGCCTCGCTGCGCGCGATCCCCGGCCTCAACGTGGTCCGCCCCGCGGACGCCAACGAGACCGCCATCGCCTGGCGCGAGATCCTCAGGCGCTACACCAAGGTGTACGGCAAGGGGGCCCCGCACGGCCTCGTGCTGACCCGCCAGGGCGTGCCGACGTACGAGGTCAACGAGGACGCCGCCAAGGGCGGTTACGTGCTCGTGGACGCCGAGGGCGGCGACGCGCAGGTCGTGCTCATCGGCACCGGCTCCGAGGTCCAGCTCGCCGTCGAGGCGCGCGAGCAGCTCCAGGCCGCCGGTGTCCCGGCCCGAGTGGTCTCGATGCCGTGCGTGGAGTGGTTCGAGGCGCAGGACCAGGCGTACCGGGACAGCGTCCTTCCGCCGTCGGTCAGGGCGCGGGTCGCGGTCGAGGCCGGTATCGGTCTGACCTGGCACCGCTTCGTGGGTGACGCGGGCCGCATCGTCTCGCTGGAGCACTTCGGCGCTTCCGCGGACGGCAAGGTCCTGTTCAAGGAGTTCGGCTTCACCGCCGACCACGTGGCCGCGGCCGCCCGGGAATCGATCGAAGCCGCCGCGCGCTGA
- a CDS encoding heme o synthase, which translates to MCVTAVESRPAGVVLTPSPGGHRPFGARVKAFVALTKPRIIELLLITTIPVMFLAEQGVPPLWLVFATTLGGYLSAGGANALNMYIDRDIDALMDRTSQRPLVTGMVSPRECLVFGISLAVVSTLWFGLLVNWLSAALSLGALLFYVVVYTMILKRRTSQNIVWGGIAGCLPVLIGWSSVTDSMSWAPVILFLVMFFWTPPHYWPLSMKVREDYARVGVPMLPVVASNKVVARQIVLYSWVMVAVSLLLTPLGYTGWFYTAVALVSGGWWLWEAHALQNRAKHEATGTKLKEMRLFHWSITYVSLLFVAVAVDPFLR; encoded by the coding sequence GTGTGCGTGACGGCCGTCGAGTCCCGACCCGCAGGGGTCGTCTTGACTCCCAGCCCGGGGGGCCATCGGCCATTCGGGGCCCGCGTCAAGGCCTTTGTGGCGCTGACCAAGCCACGGATCATCGAACTGCTCCTCATCACCACCATTCCGGTGATGTTCCTGGCCGAGCAGGGTGTTCCCCCGCTGTGGCTGGTCTTCGCCACGACACTGGGCGGGTACCTCTCAGCGGGCGGCGCAAACGCCCTCAACATGTACATCGACCGCGACATCGACGCGCTGATGGACCGCACCTCCCAGCGTCCGCTGGTGACCGGCATGGTCTCGCCGCGCGAATGTCTGGTCTTCGGCATCTCGCTCGCCGTCGTCTCGACGCTGTGGTTCGGGCTCCTGGTCAACTGGCTCTCGGCGGCCCTGTCGCTGGGCGCGCTGCTCTTCTACGTCGTCGTGTACACGATGATCCTCAAGCGCCGGACCTCGCAGAACATCGTGTGGGGCGGCATCGCGGGCTGTCTGCCGGTGCTCATCGGCTGGTCCTCGGTCACCGATTCGATGTCGTGGGCGCCGGTCATCCTGTTCCTCGTCATGTTCTTCTGGACGCCGCCGCACTACTGGCCGCTGTCCATGAAGGTCAGGGAGGACTACGCCCGGGTCGGCGTGCCGATGCTGCCGGTGGTCGCCTCCAACAAGGTCGTGGCCCGTCAGATCGTCCTCTACAGCTGGGTGATGGTGGCCGTCTCGCTGCTGCTGACCCCGCTCGGCTACACCGGCTGGTTCTACACGGCCGTCGCGCTGGTCTCCGGCGGCTGGTGGCTGTGGGAGGCACACGCGCTCCAGAACCGCGCCAAGCACGAGGCGACGGGGACCAAGCTGAAGGAGATGCGGCTGTTCCACTGGTCCATCACCTATGTGTCGCTGCTCTTCGTCGCCGTCGCGGTGGACCCGTTCCTGCGCTGA